The following are encoded together in the Babesia microti strain RI chromosome II, complete genome genome:
- a CDS encoding MATH and LRR domain-containing protein PFE0570w (overlaps_old_locusTagID:BBM_II00735) yields MDGELIDQTSSSLEPAFPLEPPIPDRSPFRYDDECKVLEFPVRNFWKLAKTQNDIESLTEGHCNGFYYRLLLHPRGTAGTDSESNHLSVFLEAVVQDWYPDYWVFPNVRFELTVVNFKDPKQSVTSWAHWSFSSDATSRGWQKMISHAKLTKAAGFMDDDGTILVRGKAEPPYPRLWSRVPPYRPTKLWASLRIPHCELSDKLDSILSDVSDHSHLDYSQSSLSDLSDDFSISFSESSCVNPWHKHEEEKVVMERILSAVEPLVPSIQPTLDSDVLSLFVCILYNIKEFRKRILSFPYEEICSMTTNGQGEKNFSDPGATAPGSENIISALQDTFAYMYLYPIAAICKARKNARPLGLSTEDFYLNEILRDKDLDRFDNSLSSPFHFEPTLHVNCSSLDCEQCNYKNTLYTQDGERIDPQVPNIKRLLLTLHMNDLQFLENSDPLTKIHTCIFTILLKDLANVKKIIKQRRLGDSISLKNVMNRKSMAATATSEEEQSLFLHDQTELESTCKSLFSGSPDSEGLFRSNCDISSTYIRCKHIYSLQKALETSDRLFVKYPDVLFFYLQPNKNTKKGELFDVPLRLDATSLVPPSNLGKDARDTDRHDSSCDEDNSIKSFTTENTNSSESSDIETELRCSNSLTVASSGTSEHGQRTGPDREETLAMPGPIQYQEGEKWYSLYALVIREGDRGGVNSYSLLLRPDEDGPWYRISDGRIERLETKMEFTEWKCHREFFCASAVYLAEDYIDMIQARDVDLSGDLKQWNPKLYYKTLERLGVTETEILSENKFPETPEGPDWTHRTAVGRNADYWHPRSKNVLIRHASQGVPSPVPCPVHGYTRHGLLAKYHEKLAGSCVRLDSPQAVTRRLRRLALLQPLLLSIFKKYSGISSEGNLLDKCLELEFITTLGEIFFSERANQLLSGNSNGKCPSTDTAQFHLTPQGRLYGFHMTMLLIQPLRSLFAKTIEFAKLIRHESDRERMDQPCGQARLLALQRFCDSVRECYGDCSTLLKESGKKIRNTHYMIIDELRGGVKSGGTDFIAKYLGLSCDFLNPKYDLSVARTNEFMAHLTSCYDLPSLFEMQCYLRHRGIYLHGLIRPHEIARMYIHFRPLLKGHRSQQSPALTRGDKPQAEVGDGASLNTTTAAASGVGGALGKTINPFKFPGLPFQAFPLVWNEELFVGRPSERGERTGPQPEQRLRYNRAVSNVVVKVLVHLLPHPSDEAEEGGDGPFSAMEGGSSEDLLQHVVTELDLAEILPYGGAESAVSAPADGCACPPGPRDQPVPAIDHPGVPRPGKSLIAFQVDQKTANSVYPTLFPPPLLKLGRGGDGTGEGDEGHVSKGPLPLTHLPLSFTQSLSEGLDPEFRRLLGERILSSPLFNDLLSLPDMQCGEIFSQVVSDVCAVQIGLLFPTDLFGCEGFYIEDKLYPSKRLTLNIELPGERCDECKPSFADPFQRGYSMLTRAEHLYWGIRKLLRQQLPEEINQGGNDSNQGKKGKGKSNANLLCPCGENCFRTGDECQKQLRWKPTCSRDAFMLYALRSEIDPTRQGKRRFVYMHPDIEIASYIDPRKGKKMPGLVVLVAFAPPCLLQNPSTFPLTDDSNYPLLIFKWMCTRSVELLTVGAIVCDSKCHLQHYITEWLLPIVKRLGYLDGEQLSEAAEKDISRYMVLEECGVRTLQNVRRCSCAIKKINKRTGDVIIIQLKRQTDSPSSLKFKDTVALMNSVRQLAELEALELLPASVAHERLADLGGDPLHYLTLGNLSPDQVSGGLSAIEVLDAKGESLKRLLRRSEKGGVTSPEGELTDLTQSSVPNLLPRGAKKVQEYQVLPTTTSEANLTADGNSIFAEDEQFPEDENKRLAAANARRKGKGRRKVVIPCNKKSTFNRQVVEDSTPTDGAIVAEGEISKETVHRARLEEFHQIMENISFGTGDSLETYRERGERINWVCTFVEDNFKEDFEIEVTKFFCSQAEKSSADNVEDSKRYASVFAWIEIQDFEKFSKNLNTFRFYLLALTHLILYTVSDLDSVNTPAIAATATEPILKWREIAPACRRLFDQLLALTETVKNKISALGREFTPLLQHLTYLSANGIVLKGELRNLAKKLNLPLMALSPARLLDANSHFIAVLGNLDTLAWSIDFAQVTMLESVLPVTILANTPVCARRLCHNSFELSARDFSHTLFVPHPSPACLEREGLEAERDGLEAEREGLEAEREGLEAEREGLEAELMFGRRETRDRRRRRAAQARLVHNLACLLTILQRKIMPIPAGAGWGRLMFNHYGELIGVSLPNGVTVGTGKDCNVRRPLVDGSAPSISHGRKSWKFLLILACNEFNTHIAAELKPKDQTLTVHICNKFAENVQIEDSHVSDLNLIFDDCRMLLGSMEQKYCLTNNYLHHLPNMPLYAAQDMPKFSTLLQSRLNCVERLPKKIFYPVLPPDQHLPTILY; encoded by the coding sequence ATGGACGGGGAGCTGATAGACCAGACATCAAGTTCTCTGGAGCCTGCCTTCCCATTGGAGCCTCCAATTCCAGATCGCAGCCCCTTCCGCTACGACGACGAGTGCAAAGTTTTAGAATTTCCTGTACGTAATTTTTGGAAACTAGCAAAGACACAAAATGACATAGAATCCCTAACCGAAGGCCATTGCAATGGGTTCTACTATCGCTTATTGTTACACCCCCGGGGCACTGCCGGTACCGACAGCGAATCAAATCATCTATCTGTATTTCTGGAAGCAGTGGTACAAGATTGGTACCCAGATTACTGGGTATTCCCAAATGTGCGGTTTGAGCTAAcagttgtaaattttaagGACCCAAAACAATCGGTCACATCCTGGGCACACTGGAGTTTCAGCAGCGACGCTACTTCTAGGGGCTGGCAAAAGATGATTTCCCACGCAAAGCTTACTAAAGCCGCGGGTTTTATGGACGACGATGGGACGATCTTAGTACGCGGTAAAGCAGAGCCCCCCTATCCGCGGCTCTGGTCCAGAGTACCTCCCTACCGACCCACAAAACTCTGGGCATCACTTCGAATTCCCCATTGCGAGCTGTCGGACAAGTTGGATTCGATATTATCAGATGTTTCAGATCATTCACATTTGGATTACTCTCAATCTAGCCTAAGCGATTTGAGCGACGATTTCTCTATATCATTTTCTGAGAGTTCGTGTGTTAATCCATGGCACAAGCACGAGGAGGAGAAGGTAGTAATGGAGAGGATTTTGAGTGCCGTAGAGCCCCTTGTTCCATCAATACAGCCAACGCTTGATTCAGACGTGTTATCTTTATTTGTATGCATACTTTACAATATAAAGGAGTTTAGGAAGAGGATTTTATCATTTCCCTACGAAGAGATTTGTTCCATGACAACTAACGGTCAGGgagaaaaaaatttttctGACCCTGGCGCCACAGCGCCAGGGTcagaaaatataatatcgGCTCTCCAGGACACTTTTGCTTACATGTACCTGTATCCCATCGCCGCCATTTGCAAGGCGAGAAAAAACGCTAGGCCCTTGGGGCTGTCAACGGAGGATTTTTACCTGAATGAAATACTACGAGACAAGGATTTGGATCGTTTTGACAACTCTCTAAGCTCCCCATTCCACTTTGAGCCCACGCTACACGTGAATTGTTCTTCGCTTGATTGCGAACAATGCAACTACAAAAACACGCTTTACACGCAAGACGGTGAAAGAATTGACCCACAGGTACCCAACATAAAGCGCTTGCTCCTTACACTTCACATGAACGACCTTCAATTCTTAGAAAATTCTGATCCCTTGACGAAGATACACACCTGTATTTTCACCATACTGCTAAAAGACCTGGCTaatgttaaaaaaataatcaaacAACGCAGACTAGGCGACTCAATTAGCCTAAAAAACGTTATGAACAGGAAATCCATGGCCGCAACTGCAACAAGCGAGGAAGAACAGTCGTTATTTTTGCACGATCAGACGGAGTTGGAGTCTACCTGCAAGAGCTTATTCTCTGGCAGTCCAGACTCTGAAGGGCTCTTTCGTTCAAATTGCGACATTTCATCAACTTATATACGCTgcaaacatatttattccCTACAAAAAGCCCTAGAAACGTCGGACAGACTCTTTGTAAAATACCCTGACGTCCTGTTCTTCTACCTGCAACCAAACAAAAACACAAAGAAGGGAGAACTATTTGACGTGCCGCTTAGGCTGGACGCCACCTCTCTTGTACCCCCCTCCAACCTTGGAAAGGACGCCCGTGACACAGACAGACATGACTCCAGTTGCGATGAAGATAACAGCATTAAAAGCTTTACCACGGAAAACACAAATAGTTCTGAGAGCAGTGATATAGAAACTGAACTTAGGTGCTCCAACTCTTTAACGGTTGCATCCTCAGGGACTTCAGAACACGGGCAAAGGACGGGTCCCGACCGCGAGGAGACCCTGGCGATGCCCGGCCCTATCCAGTACCAGGAGGGAGAAAAGTGGTACTCTTTATACGCATTGGTAATTCGTGAAGGTGATAGGGGGGGTGTCAACAGCTACAGTCTGCTGCTACGACCCGACGAGGACGGGCCGTGGTACCGCATAAGCGATGGACGCATCGAGAGACTGGAAACTAAAATGGAATTCACTGAATGGAAATGTCACCGTGAGTTTTTTTGCGCTTCTGCGGTGTACCTGGCCGAGGACTACATCGACATGATACAGGCAAGGGACGTAGATCTGTCGGGGGACCTGAAGCAGTGGAACCCCAAACTGTACTATAAGACTCTTGAACGCCTGGGGGTGACCGAGACGGAAATTTTATCTGAAAACAAATTTCCTGAGACACCTGAAGGTCCAGATTGGACCCATCGCACGGCCGTAGGCAGGAACGCAGACTACTGGCACCCCAGGTCCAAAAACGTCCTCATACGCCACGCCAGCCAGGGCGTGCCCTCCCCAGTGCCCTGCCCTGTCCACGGCTACACCAGGCACGGGCTGTTAGCCAAGTACCATGAAAAACTGGCGGGGTCCTGCGTGAGGCTAGATTCGCCCCAGGCTGTTACGAGGAGACTGCGGAGACTGGCACTCCTGCAACCGCTGCTTTtgtcaatatttaaaaagtaTTCCGGTATCAGTAGCGAAGGCAATCTTCTGGATAAGTGCCTAGAATTGGAGTTCATCACGACTCTGGGGGAAATTTTCTTCTCCGAACGTGCCAACCAGCTCCTCAGCGGAAACTCTAACGGAAAATGCCCATCGACAGACACAGCCCAGTTCCACCTCACGCCTCAGGGTAGACTCTACGGGTTCCACATGACCATGCTGCTCATTCAACCCTTGCGTAGTCTCTTTGCCAAAACGATCGAGTTTGCCAAGCTCATACGCCACGAGTCGGATAGGGAGAGGATGGACCAGCCCTGCGGGCAGGCGCGGCTGCTGGCCCTGCAAAGATTTTGTGACAGCGTGCGCGAGTGCTACGGCGACTGCTCTACGCTGCTGAAGGAGTCCGGGAAAAAAATACGCAACACGCACTACATGATAATCGATGAACTACGCGGGGGCGTGAAGAGCGGTGGAACAGATTTTATAGCCAAGTATCTGGGGCTTAGCTGCGATTTTCTAAATCCTAAATACGATTTGTCCGTTGCGCGAACCAACGAGTTCATGGCACACCTCACGTCCTGCTACGACCTGCCCTCACTATTCGAGATGCAATGCTACCTGAGGCACCGGGGCATCTACCTGCATGGCCTGATACGCCCGCATGAAATTGCAAGAATGTATATCCACTTCAGGCCCCTGCTGAAGGGCCACAGATCCCAACAGTCGCCCGCCCTCACTAGGGGCGACAAGCCGCAGGCGGAGGTGGGCGACGGCGCATCCCTCAACACGACGACCGCCGCCGCCAGCGGCGTCGGAGGGGCACTGGGGAAGACGATAAACCCCTTCAAGTTCCCAGGCCTTCCCTTCCAGGCATTCCCCCTGGTGTGGAACGAGGAGCTCTTCGTCGGCAGGCCGTCAGAGCGCGGGGAAAGGACAGGACCTCAGCCGGAACAGCGGCTCAGGTACAATAGGGCGGTGAGTAACGTCGTGGTGAAGGTCCTTGTCCACCTGCTGCCCCACCCCTCCGACGAGGCCGAGGAGGGGGGCGATGGCCCCTTCTCCGCCATGGAGGGCGGCAGCAGCGAAGATCTGCTCCAGCACGTGGTGACTGAGCTAGACCTCGCTGAAATATTGCCTTACGGGGGCGCCGAGTCAGCCGTCTCCGCCCCGGCGGATGGCTGCGCCTGTCCACCCGGACCCAGAGATCAGCCCGTGCCAGCAATTGACCACCCTGGCGTGCCCAGGCCGGGAAAGTCCCTAATAGCCTTCCAGGTGGACCAAAAGACGGCTAACAGCGTCTACCCGACGCTGTTTCCCCCTCCGCTGCTGAAGCTGGGAAGGGGCGGAGATGGGACGGGGGAGGGGGACGAGGGGCATGTCTCTAAGGGCCCCCTCCCCCTGACGCACCTTCCGCTGTCCTTCACCCAATCGCTGTCCGAGGGGCTGGACCCAGAGTTCAGACGCCTGCTGGGGGAGAGGATCCTTAGCAGCCCGCTATTCAACGACCTGCTCTCTCTTCCGGACATGCAGTGCGGAGAAATCTTCAGCCAGGTAGTCTCAGATGTCTGCGCGGTACAGATTGGGCTCCTATTCCCCACGGACCTTTTCGGCTGCGAGGGGTTCTACATTGAGGATAAGCTCTACCCCTCGAAACGTCTGACCCTGAACATCGAACTCCCGGGGGAAAGGTGCGATGAGTGCAAGCCCTCCTTCGCCGACCCATTCCAGCGCGGGTATAGCATGCTGACACGGGCAGAACACCTTTATTGGGGTATACGCAAGCTGCTGAGACAACAGCTGCCAGAAGAAATCAACCAGGGCGGAAATGACTCCAACCAGGGCAAGAAGGGCAAGGGCAAGTCCAACGCCAACCTGCTCTGCCCCTGCGGAGAAAATTGCTTCCGGACCGGAGACGAGTGTCAAAAGCAGTTGCGGTGGAAGCCTACCTGCAGCAGGGACGCATTCATGCTCTACGCCCTCCGATCTGAGATCGACCCGACGCGGCAGGGCAAGCGGCGCTTTGTGTACATGCACCCGGATATAGAAATCGCCAGTTACATCGACCCCAGGAAGGGCAAAAAGATGCCAGGACTGGTCGTGCTGGTTGCCTTCGCGCCGCCCTGCCTCCTGCAAAACCCTTCGACCTTCCCGCTGACGGACGACTCCAACTACCCTTTGCTGATTTTCAAGTGGATGTGCACCAGGTCCGTTGAATTGCTCACCGTGGGAGCCATAGTATGCGACTCCAAATGCCACCTTCAGCACTACATCACAGAGTGGCTGCTGCCCATAGTCAAGCGATTGGGCTACTTGGATGGCGAGCAGTTGAGCGAGGCAGCCGAGAAAGACATAAGCCGGTACATGGTACTGGAAGAATGCGGGGTCAGGACTCTGCAAAACGTCCGTCGGTGCAGCTGCGCTATTAAGAAGATTAACAAACGAACAGGCGACGTCATAATAATACAACTCAAGCGGCAGACGGATTCCCCCTCTTCGCTCAAGTTCAAGGACACTGTTGCACTGATGAACTCTGTCCGGCAGTTGGCAGAGCTGGAAGCCCTGGAATTGCTTCCTGCCTCTGTCGCCCACGAGCGGCTGGCAGACTTGGGGGGCGACCCCCTGCACTATTTAACACTGGGCAACCTATCCCCGGATCAGGTGTCTGGGGGCCTTTCTGCCATTGAAGTGCTCGATGCCAAGGGGGAGTCCTTGAAGAGGCTGCTTCGGCGCAGTGAAAAGGGAGGCGTTACTTCTCCAGAGGGAGAACTAACGGATCTGACCCAATCCAGCGTACCAAATTTGCTTCCTCGCGGTGCGAAGAAGGTTCAAGAGTACCAGGTGCTCCCCACTACTACCAGTGAGGCCAACCTGACTGCGGACGGGAATTCTATATTTGCCGAGGATGAGCAATTTCCCGAGGACGAGAACAAGCGTTTGGCTGCTGCTAACGCTAGGAGGAAGGGCAAGGGACGCCGTAAAGTGGTGATTCCGTGTAACAAGAAGTCTACATTCAATCGTCAGGTGGTGGAGGACAGCACCCCCACCGATGGGGCTATTGTGGCGGAGGGCGAGATATCGAAAGAGACGGTCCACAGAGCCAGACTGGAGgaatttcatcaaattaTGGAGAATATTTCCTTTGGCACGGGCGACAGTTTGGAGACGTATCGGGAAAGGGGGGAACGAATAAATTGGGTGTGTACATTTGTTGAAGATAATTTCAAGGAGGATTTTGAAATAGAAGTCACTAAATTCTTCTGCAGTCAGGCAGAAAAATCCTCCGCTGATAATGTTGAGGATTCAAAGCGCTATGCAAGCGTGTTCGCTTGGATCGAAATACaggattttgaaaaattttcaaaaaatttaaacacTTTCCGCTTCTACTTATTGGCACTAACCCACCTCATTTTATACACTGTATCCGATTTGGACTCCGTGAATACGCCGGCGATAGCAGCGACTGCCACGGAACCCATACTAAAGTGGAGGGAAATTGCCCCGGCGTGCAGGAGGCTCTTTGACCAGCTCCTGGCACTAACAGAGACcgtaaaaaataaaatttcgGCCCTTGGGCGCGAATTTACACCCTTGCTACAGCACCTGACCTACCTCAGCGCCAATGGCATAGTGCTGAAGGGCGAACTCCGGAATCTTGCCAAAAAGCTGAATCTACCCCTGATGGCACTATCTCCGGCACGCCTGTTAGATGCCAACAGTCATTTCATCGCAGTTTTAGGCAATTTAGACACGTTAGCGTGGAGCATTGACTTTGCACAGGTAACTATGCTCGAATCTGTGCTGCCGGTAACGATCCTGGCCAACACGCCGGTATGCGCCCGCAGGCTGTGCCACAACTCCTTTGAGTTGTCAGCCAGGGACTTCTCGCACACGCTTTTCGTGCCACATCCCTCACCAGCGTGTCTGGAGCGGGAGGGATTAGAGGCGGAGCGGGATGGATTAGAGGCGGAGCGGGAAGGATTAGAGGCGGAGCGGGAGGGATTAGAGGCGGAGCGGGAAGGATTAGAGGCGGAGCTAATGTTTGGCAGACGCGAAACGCGGGACCGTAGGCGAAGGAGGGCCGCACAGGCGAGGCTGGTGCACAATTTGGCGTGCCTGTTGACGATTTTGCAGCGTAAAATCATGCCCATTCCGGCCGGTGCAGGATGGGGAAGACTTATGTTCAACCACTACGGGGAACTGATCGGCGTAAGCCTGCCAAATGGAGTCACCGTGGGCACTGGAAAGGACTGCAACGTTAGGAGGCCCCTCGTTGACGGCTCAGCGCCGTCAATTTCACATGGACGTAAGAGCTGGAAATTTCTACTGATCCTGGCCTGCAACGAATTTAACACGCATATTGCAGCTGAACTAAAACCCAAGGATCAGACACTCACGGTGCACATCTGTAACAAATTCGCCgaaaatgtacaaataGAGGACAGCCACGTCTCCGACTTGAATCTGATTTTTGATGACTGTAGGATGCTGCTGGGATCCATGGAACAAAAATATTGCCTCACAAACAACTACCTTCACCACCTGCCCAATATGCCGCTGTACGCGGCACAGGACATGCCGAAATTCTCTACCCTGCTCCAGTCACGCCTTAACTGCGTAGAAAGATTGcccaaaaaaattttctacCCCGTGCTACCCCCGGACCAACACCTGCCCACAATCCTCTACTAA
- a CDS encoding glutathione synthase (overlaps_old_locusTagID:BBM_II00740), which yields MGNQAFWDSPDYSKFYSEFIDAINDKNNPKYSLAFQHVHDVILKMYARGTISEKINSFPSKKTKVVSGYMSGITNVSNLNFVALPIPYPKIQFDRCKLASIAILKLIDRLSQDNQFIVSNFSAITDDFMARLYNIYQMVYLKNHSNGAKCGKKPGVRCYLNRSDFVIDGGDSTTNLCGKSGECHGKYCNRCISYPCICTINDTEWPKLIETNCIAVAHSTHSTSLHRILGQYTDQLADITASVAKTIHLAIETNQTKLSVDSSIMKMERCVLVVYYEIGTIFDWGKVGTALQDEYRITVFYHTLAELVKMYECKQLKFDGDDLTIVKFDATYAIKLIYLRSCYIPQHINGEEEWNIMGILELCNAVKVPSVATQLVCSKLGQMIWSARKFIDKLHPQLFEPILNTKIDQCDPARNMDMKHLAIENPYKFVLKNHLEGGHGIFFNQKISETLKNGIGPNEYILAKRIFPPLQKAIFVSTDADRQSVECRVDNSVTEVGIYSFGIFTHQSGETADECSECNAIIEIPGYLSRTKTPETTGGGICSGYAHLSTLKII from the coding sequence ATGGGTAATCAGGCATTTTGGGACAGCCCAGACTACTCCAAATTCTATTcagaatttattgatgccataaatgataaaaataaccCAAAATATTCACTGGCATTTCAGCATGTACATGATGTTATTCTTAAAATGTATGCCAGGGGAACAATTTCCGAAAAAATAAACTCATTTCCTAGCAAAAAAACTAAAGTTGTTTCGGGATATATGTCGGGGATAACAAATGTTTCCAATCtcaattttgttgcatTACCTATCCCTTACCCTAAGATCCAGTTTGACAGGTGTAAATTGGCTTCTATTGCCATTCTGAAGCTTATAGACCGCCTATCGCAGGATAATCAGTTCATAGTATCCAACTTCTCAGCCATTACAGATGATTTTATGGCCCGtttgtacaatatatatcaaatggtatatttgaaaaatcaCTCTAATGGAGCAAAGTGCGGTAAAAAACCGGGAGTCAGATGCTACTTGAATCGATCCGATTTTGTGATTGACGGTGGCGATTCAACTACAAATCTATGTGGAAAATCCGGTGAATGTCACGGAAAATATTGCAACAGGTGTATATCATACCCTTGTATTTGTACTATCAACGACACTGAATGGCCAAAATTAATCGAGACAAACTGCATTGCAGTTGCCCATTCCACGCATTCCACAAGTTTACATCGTATACTAGGCCAATATACAGATCAACTAGCTGATATTACAGCTTCAGTTGCCAAAACCATACATTTGGCAATTGAAACCAACCAGACAAAATTAAGTGTTGACTCAAGTATCATGAAGATGGAGAGGTGCGTGCTGGTGGTATACTATGAAATAGGTACCATTTTTGACTGGGGAAAGGTGGGAACAGCACTACAAGATGAATACAGGATTACTGTTTTTTATCACACATTAGCAGAGCttgtaaaaatgtatgaatgtaaacaattgaaatttgacGGTGATGATCTAACgattgttaaatttgatgcCACATATGccattaaattaatttaccTTAGGTCATGTTACATTCCACAACATATAAATGGGGAGGAAGAATGGAATATTATGGGGATTTTAGAACTTTGCAATGCAGTAAAAGTTCCTAGTGTCGCAACGCAACTTGTATGTAGTAAATTAGGGCAAATGATTTGGTCAGCGCGCAAATTTATCGATAAATTACATCCTCAACTTTTTGAACCTATACTTAACACTAAAATTGATCAATGTGATCCGGCTCGGAACATGGATATGAAACATTTGGCAATTGAAAATCCTTATAAGTTTGTGctaaaaaatcatttggaAGGCGGGCATGGAATTTTCTtcaatcaaaaaatatcagaAACACTTAAAAATGGAATAGGTCccaatgaatatatactaGCTAAGAGAATCTTTCCCCCTCTGCAGAAAGCTATATTTGTATCTACTGACGCAGACCGTCAAAGCGTTGAGTGCAGGGTCGATAATTCTGTAACTGAAGTTGGCATCTATTCATTTGGTATATTTACCCATCAATCTGGTGAAACTGCTGATGAATGTAGTGAATGCAATGCTATAATTGAGATTCCTGGGTACCTATCGAGAACTAAGACACCTGAAACGACAGGGGGGGGCATCTGCTCCGGGTATGCCCACCTGTCCACCctaaaaattatctag
- a CDS encoding hypothetical protein (overlaps_old_locusTagID:BBM_II00745) translates to MTIRNVYLRNCDDILSFDPCCSSKFECINDLCELHTFIDVQNAVTSVGIGPWLTTSNGNTSHCLLAISYEISQGNDLSNGSNIQDEKNDFKGGITLYSLRHESSSYYSPIYDTKFSAKPLQIIWNKCQAQTHTTQSTHDFEFQSLSCCNMITCLFDNGNLEVFEAIKHYGKLLQLFYFTPEMIITSITASQICTADHIHHFYIAAATDTNELVVIKLYGKSIDSQNSLDHTVQQYTTSKNVEGLYSSKIVYKTITSNIDYLSTSHVQKMAITTNSEILAMGSTMGTVTIWDIRLGKSGELVSYTVSNRPIYQLLWTHNSKYIIGYSSSLFVIDWLGSHSISHYDITPYQYQPLCHGLTINPNNKCLMVIRNELIIFPLEQLLSHNPFRFMGFEWMFNGDERSGSFPIPSTCSPKIINNDTTNSGCDNFGAKDVLDHLNWEISLGYTKLVATGLTIIRGVKNYRSGKNIKRQKGCESEFLTFNTTALNLLNHCDFVLSPTCLDTSGENPQLVVYGGSSGLVHLILFTQPA, encoded by the exons ATGACCATACGAAACGTCTACCTAAGGAATTGCGATGATATTCTCTCATTTGATCCATGCTGCtcttcaaaatttgagtgtataaatgatttgtgCGAGTTACATACATTTATCGATGTTCAAAATGCGGTAACAAGCGTTGGTATTGGCCCTTGGTTGACCACATCCAATGGCAATACATCACATTGCCTATTGGCCATATCATATGAGATAAGCCAAGGTAATGATCTTTCAAACGGTAGTAATATACAGgatgaaaaaaatgattttaaagGCGGAATAACACTCTATTCACTAAGGCACGAAAGCTCATCATATTACAGCCCGATTTATGATACGAAATTTTCTGCTAAACCCctgcaaataatttggaacAAATGTCAAGCCCAAACCCACACAACGCAAAGCACTCACGATTTTGAATTCCAATCACTTAGTTGCTGCAACATGATAACATGCCTATTTGACAATGGAAATTTGGAAGTTTTTGAAGCTATTAAACACTATGGCAAATTACTtcaattgttttatttCACCCCGgaaatgataataacaAGTATAACAGCATCTCAAATTTGCACAGCGGATCATATCCATCACTTTTACATAGCTGCTGCAACTGATACCAATGAACTAGTagttatcaaattatatggAAAATCCATCGACTCCCAAAATTCACTGGATCACACAGTACAGCAATACACTACCTCAAAGAACGTTGAGGGATTATACAGTTCAAAAATAGTATACAAAACTATCACATCAAATATTGACTACTTGTCCACATCGCACGTGCAAAAAATGGCTATTACGACAAATTCAGAAATTCTTGCAATGGGATCTACCATGGGAACAGTTACTATTTG GGATATAAGACTCGGTAAATCTGGGGAATTGGTCAGTTATACTGTATCCAACAGACCAATTTATCAGCTTTTGTGGACACACAACTCTAAATACATAATAGGCTACAGTAGTTCGCTGTTTGTGATTGATTGGCTGGGTAGTCATTCAATTTCCCATTACGATATAACGCCCTATCAATATCAGCCACTTTGCCACGGATTGACAATTAATCCTAATAACAAGTGTTTGATGGTTATAAGAAATGA ACTTATTATCTTCCCCCTGGAACAGCTCTTATCGCACAATCCTTTCAGATTTATGGGATTTGAATGGATGTTTAATGGCGACGAACGTAGTGGAAGTTTTCCAATACCATCTACATGTTCACcaaaaataatcaataatgACACTACGAATAGTGGCTGCGACAATTTTGGAGCGAAGGACGTACTGGACCACTTAAATTGGGAAATATCTTTAGGCTATACCAAACTAGTTGCCACTGGACTAACCATCATTAGAGGAGTAAAGAATTATCGC TCgggtaaaaatatcaagCGTCAAAAAGGCTGTGAAAGTGAGTTTCTGACATTCAACACCACAGCGCTAAACTTGTTAAACCATTGTGACTTTGTGTTATCTCCAACGTGTCTGGACACTTCAGGTGAAAATCCCCAATTGGTTGTCTACGGCGGCTCGAGTGGATTAGTACATCTAATACTATTTACACAACCCGCATAA